In Chrysemys picta bellii isolate R12L10 chromosome 4, ASM1138683v2, whole genome shotgun sequence, the sequence gcgctgtcacAGCTCCCGGGGATCCCCTTCTCCCCGCAGCAGCGCGCTCGGGCCCGGCCAGGCAGCACCTGCGGAAGTCGTTCCTGTCGGCGGCGAAGCGGCAGGCGCTCCGGATCCAGTCCCGCAGCCCCTCGCGGCGGGACCCGGGGCTGCCGCTGCCTCCCGCCTGCCCTCCCGGCGCCATGGCTGCTCCGCGTGCTAGGGGCGGGGCTTCAGCGGCTCGTGCGGGCCACGGATAAAACGTCACATCCTGCTCATGGCTCGGCCTCACCCCGTCACTTCCGTTGCAGGGCATACGCGGGAAAGCGGCGTGGGAGCGCGTGGCAGCGTGGAGCGATGCGCGTGCACAGGGCACGTGCACGTACAAAGTAGGAGGTcccctgcagcgctgcatgtgcAAAGTGCAAGTACCCGTGCAATCCCGGCGTGCAGAGCACTAGACCCCGAGCATCATTCCCTGTGCAAAGCACAAGCCTGGGGCTAGGCCACGTGCACGGGGCAGAGGGACGTGCAACGTCCGTGTGCAAAGTGCATGGGCGAATGCCAGCCCTGTGTGCAAAATGCAAGTGTGCATGCAATCCCTGTGTGCAGAGTGCCAGGCCCCGTGCAACACTCCATGTGCAAAGTGCAAGCCCTTGAAAGATAAAATAGGGGAAAATGAATATAAATAATGCTAGTCCAAGGCGTTGATCCTGAAGTCCCTGCTCTGGTTAGTAAAGTTATATCCTTAAATGTCTGCAGGATCAAACGCATGGACACCCAAAGAAATAACCACTAGCTTTGATAGGATGTGAATATGGTTTTCAGAGAACATGGATATGGGCGGACTAGGGACT encodes:
- the TOMM6 gene encoding mitochondrial import receptor subunit TOM6 homolog, producing the protein MAPGGQAGGSGSPGSRREGLRDWIRSACRFAADRNDFRRNLIVNLGLFAAGVWVARNLTDIDLMSPPPVA